CAGGCGCAGGGTGTCGCGGCAGGCGAGGCCGGCGGGGACCAGGCCGTGGGACTCGCCGGCCGTGCTGAGCGCGTCCCAGACGGCGGCGGCGTCGCCGGGCCTGCAGTAGACCTCGAACCCGTCCTCGCCGGTGTAGCCGGTGCGGGCGAGCAGCACGTCGATGCCGGCGACCGTGCCCGCGTCGATGGCGTAGTACTTCAGCGACGGGACGTCGAGCTCGGTCAGACCGGCGAGGATCTCCGCCGACGCGGGGCCCTGGACCGCGATCAGCGCCCAGTCGGTCGAGGTGTCGGTGACGGTGACGTCGTAGCCCTCGGCGCGGGCGACCAGCTCGGGCGCGACGACGGCGACGTTGCTGGCGTTCGCGACGACGAGGTAGTGCTCCTCGGCGAGGCGGTAGACGACGAGGTCGTCGATGATGCCGCCGTCCTCGGCGCAGATCATCGAGTAGCGCGCGCGGCCGACGCCGATCGCGGACGGGCGGCCGACCAGGGCGTGGTCGAGCGCGGCGCCGGCACCGGGGCCGACCAGCTCGACCTCGCCCATGTGGGTCAGGTCGAACAGACCGGCCGTCGTGCGCACGGCGCGGTGCTCGGCGGTCTCCGAGCCGTAGCGGACCGGCATCTGCCAGCCGGCGAAGTCGGTGAACGACGCGCCGAGGGCGGCATGCACGTCGTGCAGCGGCGTGAGCCGCGGGGTCGCTGAAGGTGTGGTCATCGGGAGGCTTCCTCGTGAAGAGCGCAGCGGTACGCCGCGCTCGTGGCTGGGTTGCCTCCCCGCTCTGTCATCGCTACCTGAGAGCTTCACCGCCCGGTCGGGCGGCTTGCACCGTGGGTGCGGGCCGGTGGGTCCGGTCCGACTTTCCAGAGTTCGCCTCGTCCCGGCGGTCAGGGGGCCTGAGAGATTCTTGGGGAGATTTGCTCCTTCGGCGCCCGTCCTCGTGGGACTGGGACTCTCCCGCCGGGGTTCGAACGGCGCGATGTTGAGTTGTGACGCGCATCATGGCGCAGGGTGAGCATACGGCATCCGCCGGCCGGCGCCCGTACCATCGGGCGGTGCCTCGCCCCGACTCCGACGAGCAGCTGACCGGGATCGACCCGGAGGAGCTCGCCATCACCCTCAAGGTCCTCCGCCAGGTCCCGCTGCTCGACCCCGAGCACGACGACGTGCGCACCATGAAGCGCGCCGCGTCGTACATGTACAAGCTGATCAAGAAGCAGCGGCGGGCCGAGATCCGGATGGAGCGGCAGCGGCACGACCAGGACATCATCGAGAGGACGGCGACCGGGTCGCCGATGCGGATCGACGACGAGACCGCCGGCATCCCGCTGGTCTCCACCGCGCAGGGTGCCTTCGCCGGTGAGCTGCTCACCGCGCGCGGGTGCTACATCTGCAAGGAGGACTTCACCCTCGTCGACGCGTTCTACCACTGGCTGTGCCCGCGCTGTGCCGCGATGAGCCACGCCAAGCGCGACCAGCGCACCGACCTCACCGGCAAGCGTGCGCTGCTGACCGGCGGTCGCGCCAAGATCGGCATGTACATCGCGCTGCGCCTGCTCCGCGACGGTGCGCACACCACGATCACGACCCGCTTCCCCAAGGACGCCGTACGCCGCTTCGCCGCGATGGAGGACTCCGCCGACTGGCTGCACCGGCTCAAGGTCGTCGGCATCGACCTGCGCGACCCCACCCAGGTCATCTCGCTCACCGACGACGTCGCCGCCGACGGACCGCTCGACATCATCATCAACAACGCCTGCCAGACCGTACGACGCCTGCCGGGCGCGTACACGCACCTGATCGACGGCGAGAACACCGCGCTGCCCTCCGCCGAGTCGCTCGGTGTCGCGGCGCTCCCGGAGATGGTCACCTTCGACCGGATCTCCGAGGCGCACCCCGCCGCCATCGCCGGTGCCCTGTCCTCGACGGCGGTCGCGCACCACGACGGGGAGTCGGCCGAGGCCGCGCTCGCGGCCCACAACGCGGCCTCGATGACCGCGCTCGCGCTCAAGGCGGGCGGCGCCTCGCTGGAGGCGCACCTGGCCGGGACCGCGATCGATGCCGGCGGCCTGATCCCCGACATCCAGGACAACAACTCCTGGACCCAGGTGCTCGACGAGGTCGACCCGCTCGAGCTGCTCGAGGTGCAGTTCTGCAACTCGATCGCGCCGTTCCTGATCAACTCGCGACTGCGCCCCGCGCTGCGTGCCGCCGTGCAGAACGGCGCCCGCCGTGCCTACATCGTCAACGTCTCGGCGATGGAGGGGCAGTTCTCCCGCCGCTACAAGGGCGCCGGGCACCCGCACACCAACATGGCCAAGGCCGCGCTCAACATGATGACCCGGACGTCGTCGGGCGAGATGTTCGAGACCGACAAGATCTTGATGACGGCCGTCGACACCGGGTGGATCACCGACGAGCGGCCGCACCACGAGAAGCTGCGGATCGCGGCCGAGGGCTGGCACGCCCCGCTCGACCTCGTCGACGGCGCGGCGCGGGTCTACGACCCGATCGTGCGCGGCGAGGCGGGCGAGGACCTGTACGGATGCTTCGTGAAGGACTACGAGCCCTCACCCTGGTGAGCCATTGAGTACGGTCCGATCGGTCCTGTCATCACCTTTTTGTGGTACGGACGTGCATCCGCGCGAACTTTGGCCGAAGGTAAAGGCATGCGTCGCCTGCTGTCGTTGATGACCGTCCTCGCCGTCTCGCTCGGTGTGCTGTCCGCGCTGTCCCCGGCGAGCGCCGCCGGCCGTCCGGCCGCGCCCTGGGTCTCGGGACAGACCGTGACGGGCGGCTCCGTCACCGTGAGCCTCGACTGGGACTACGCCGGTCCGGGCAGGTACGAGGTCCTCGTGTCGACCGCCGGGCCCGACGTGTACCCCGGTGACGCGGTGCAGAAGCGGGTGCCGGCCAGCCCCACCCACGCCGACGTGCCGGGGCTGGTGCCCGGGACGACCTACTGCTACGCGGTGACGCTCGAGGGCAACGGCGGCGAGCGCAGCTGCAAGGTGACCCCGCCGGCCTCGCGGGCCGTCGTACCGACCGCGACGTCGACCACGGCCGCCACCTTCAACCTGCGCTGCGGCTCGAAGTCGAACTGCAACAGCGGCTGGAAGTGGAAGAAGCGGCAGAAGCAGGTCGTCGCCGACATCGACCGGATGAACGCCGACATCATGGTGTTCGTCGAGGGCCACGTCGCCCACAAGTACGGCAAGAAGAAGCTCTGGATCGGCAAGGCCATGGCGCAGCGCGGGTACACGCTGGCCTGCCTGACCCAGAAGGGCAAGAAGCGCCGGCTCTACAGCCAGACCCTCTACGTGCGCGCCGGTGTGTACGACGTGGTCGACGCCAAGCACAACAGCACGGGCAGCCGCTTCAAGAGGTTCGGCGACCGCGACCACGGGTTCTGCCAGGCGCTCCTCCAGCACCGGGCCAGCGGCAAGCAGGTCGCCGTCGCCGCGATCCACCTCCGCGACGGCAAGGCGGACGGCACGCGCCAGCAGGAGACCGCCTACGTGGTCAACCGGGTCACCAGCGCCTTCCCCGGCCGGCCGACCGTCGTGCTCGGCGACTTCAACTCGCACCGCGGCCTCGACCGGCGCGGTCAGACCGACACGCCGCGCATGGTCATGGAGGGCGCCGGCTTCGCCGACGCCAGCGACATCGCCGCGCACCTGACCTACCCGTTCCTCAACTCCGCGCACGCGTTCAAGACCGACCCGCCGCGCTCGAGCACCTGGCCGACCCACGTCGACCGGATCTTCGTCTCGCCGGGCATCACCGTGCCGAGCTGGGAGAACATCGCGGTCCTGGCCGGCGGCCGGTACGCCACCCCGATGGCCTCCGACCACAACCCGATCAAGGCGACGCTGTACATCCCCTGACCTGAGTTCCTAGGGTCGGGGCATGGCCGAGGAGATCCCCGCGATCGCGACCGACGTCCCGCCGAGCGGCCCGGGCTGTGCCGAGTGCACCGCCGTCGAGGGCTGGTGGGTCCACCTGCGGCGCTGCGCCGCGTGCGGGCACGTCGGGTGCTGCGACAGCTCGCCCGCCCAGCACGCCTCCGCGCACTTCCGCGAGAGCGGGCACCCGATCGTGCAGTCCTACGAGCCGGGTGAGGACTGGTTCTGGGACTACGCCAGCGAGGACTACTACGCCGGGCCGGAGCTGGCGGCCCCCACCAGCCACCCCGACGACCAGCCCGCACCCGGACCGCGGGACCGGGTGCCGGGGAACTGGCGCGAGCTCATCCACTGATCAGGCGAGCGTGACCTCGACCGGCACCGCGTTGCGGAGCGTGTGACCCACCGGTGAGCTGGCGAGCACCGCGGTGTGCAGCGCCTCCAGCTCCTCGCGGGACGAGGGGGAGTCGAGGGTGACGCTCGCGCGGATCGCGCCGAACCCGGCATGCCCCTCGGCCAGGCCGAGGAAGACGTGGAGGTCGAGGTCGCCCTGCAGGTCGATGCGCAGGTCGCGGATCTCGATGCCGGCGACGGTGGCGTTTGCGGCGTACCCGACCGCGAGGCAGTTGCCGAGGGCGCCGAGCAGCTGCTCGACGGGATTGGGGGCGGTGTCGCCGCCGCCGAGTGCCGGCGGCTCGTCGGAGCGGGTCGGGGCGAAGCCGCGCACCGAGGCGTGCGACGCGAAGGCGCCGTCCCAGGTGACGTGGGCAGCCCAGGTGGTCGCGGCCCTGGTCGGGTCGTCCTGGACCGCGCGGACCAGGCCGGTGACGGCCTCGAGGTCGACGTCGTTGAGGCGGGAGCTGGTGGAGGTGGTGGTCATGGATCAAATATGAGTGAAACGCTCATATTTGACGAGGGGCGGGGCGAGGTCGTGGCGGGGTGGCCGGGAACGCCTTGCACCGGCCGGTGCCGCTGCGAGGACCGTGCGTCAGCCTCGACGACCCGCCGCGGCCCTGAGCGTCGCTGCGACGACCGTGCGGGTCTCGGCCGGGTCGATGACGTCGTCGATCTCGAACACCCGCGCCGCGTTGAGGGCGCTGGCATGGGTGCGCAGCTCGGCGGTGTGCCGCGCGACCGTCGCCTCGCGCTCGTCCTCGGGCAGCGCGGCGAGCTCACGTGCCATCGCCAGGCGCACGGCGCCCTCCAGGCCCATCGGGCCGAGGTGGGCGTCCGGCCAGGCCACCGTGAGCAGCGGGCGGTGGGTGCTGCCGCCGAGCATGGCCTGGGCGCCGAGCCCGTAGCCACGGCGCAGCACGACGCCGACCAAGGGCACGCTCAGCCGGGCGCCGGCGCTGACCATCCGTGCGGCCTGCCGGACCAGGCCGGTCCGCTCCGCCTCCGGGCCGACCATGAAGCCGGGGGTGTCGACGAGCGAGACGACCGGCAGGCCCCAGCGCTCGCACAGCTCGAGGAAGTCGGCGGCCTTCGCGGACGCGTCCGCGGTCAGTGCGCCGGCCAGGTGGGTGGACTGGTTGGCGACGATGCCGAGCGGGATGCCCTCGACCCGGGCGAACGCGGTGACCAGCTCCGGCGCCCACGCCTCGCGCAGCCAGGTCACGCTGTCGACGTCGGCGAGCGCCTCGACGACCGGGCGCACGTCGAAGGCCTCGCGGTCGTTGGCCGGCAGCATCGCGCGCAGCGTGGTCTGGTCCTCGGCCGCGCCCGAGCCGGTCGGGCCGTCGAGGTAGCCCAGCAGCCGTCGTACGACGGCGACGGCCTCCTCCTCGTCGTCGACCACCACGTCGATCACGCCGTTGGCGGCCTGCTCGTCGACCGGGCCGATCTCCTCGGCGGCGTACTGTCCGAGTCCGCCGCCCGCGATCATCGCCGGCCCGGCCATGCCGAGGTTCGCGTCGGGCGTGGCGACCCGCAGGTCCGCGCACCCGGCGAGCACCGCGTTGCCGGCGAAGCAGCGGCCGGACACGACCGCGATCCGCGGGACGACGCCCTCCAGCTCGCCCCAGAGCGCGAACGAGCCCACGTCGAGCGCGGAGACGATCGGCAGGTCGACGTCGCCCGGCCGCCCGCCACCGCCCTCGGTGAAGAACACCGTCGGCAGGCCCATCCGGCCGATCAGCTCGATCAGCCGGTCCGACTTGCGGTGCCCGCGCATGCCCTGGGTGCCGGCCATGACGAGGTAGTCGTAGGACAGCACCGCGGCCGGTCGTCCGTCGATCGTGGCAGTGCCGCCGACGATGCCGTCCGCGGGCGCCTCGACGACGAGCTCGGCCAGCGGCCGGCGCTGCTCCTGCGCGGCGGTGATGAAGCGCCCGTACTCCACGAACGAGCCGGCGTCGACGAGGTCGGCGATGTTCTCGCGAGCGGTACGACGACCGCGGGCGTGCCACCGGGCGACCTTCTCGGGACGGGCCTCGTCGGTGGTGAGGAAGCGGCGGGCGAGCAGCTCGGTGAGGCCCTGCGCGGGCGCGTCATCAGGTGCGTCGGTCACCCGGCCATCATGGCGCAGTGGGTCCGCCGTCACCGTGGCGGTGCACGACCTTCCACCCACCCGGCTCCCGGCGGTACACCTGCGTCACGCGCAGCACGTAGCTGCGCTCCTCGCCGTCCATGAGCGTCGTGGTGTGCTCGCGGTGGACGGTGTAGGCGAGGTCGCCGCTGACGTCGGCCGCGAGCACCTCGACGTCGGCGGCGACACTGCCGCCGAAGGTCTCGGCCAGGGTCTCGAAGACCGCGCGCACCGCCTCGGGCCCGGTGGCGTCGTACCAGGCGCCGAAGAGGGTGACCGGCGCGCGGTGCGACCAGGTGCCGTCGCGGGGTGCCGCGTCGCCGCCGTGGAGGGCGGTCTCGGCCGCGCGCCACGTCGTGCCGAACCAGTCGAGGAACTCCGCGCGCTCGTCCATGTCTGCAGGAGACGCCCGGACGCCCACGGTGTCAACGGGGGACCGAGGCCGGGTCCCCGGTGAGCACCCGCAGCGCGAGCGCGGTCGTCGACTCCATGTCGAGGTGGCCGACCACGCGCTCGACCCGCGCGATGTCGAGGGGGAGCAGCCCGGGGGTGCCCGGGACGTCGGGGGTGAGGCCGAGGTCGAGGTCGGTGCGGCCGGCCATCATCCGCAGGTTGAACTCGTAGGTGTCCCGGGCCCCCGGCGCCGAGAGCCGCTTGAGCACGCTCGCGCCGGTACGACGAGCGCCGGTCTCCTCCGCCCACGCGTCCAGCGCCGCGACCACCGAGCGGCCCTCGTCGTGCTCGATGTCGGCCCAGATCTCACGCATCGAGCCGATGTGGGAGAGCAGGTAGGCGGCGGTCTTCTCGCCGATCCCGGGCACCCCGGGCAGGTTGTCGCTGGCATCGCCGCGCACCGCGGCGAACTCGAGGTAGCGCTCCGCCGGGACGCCGTACATCGAGCGCAGGTGGGCGGAGGTCAGCAGGGGAGAGCCGTTGATGCCGCCGTTGATCAGCCGGAGCACCCGCGTGTGGTCGCTGATGTGGGCGAACGAGTCGCGGTCGGAGGTGATGATCACGCAGTCCCAGCCGTTCTCGCCGGCCCAGGTCGCGGCCGAGGCGTTGACGTCGTCGGCCTCCAGGCCCGGCGGCGTCAGGGTGGCCATGCCCAGGGCGTCGAGCAGCGCCCCGGCCCGGTCCAGCTGGTCGACGAGGTCCGGGTCCTTCTCGGCCCGGCCCGCCTTGTAGTCGGGGTAGGCGTCGCGCCGCTCGGACGCGACCCGGTCGTCGAGCCCGAAGATCACGGCGTCCGGCGCGAACTGGTCGATCGACTCGATGATCTGGCGCAGCATGCCGTGCAGCGCCCAGGCCGGCCGGCCGCCGCGGTCGCGGTGCCGCGTGTGGGCGCGTGCGTGGTGGTTGCGGTGCAGCAGCGACGGTGCGTCGACGGCGAGCAACAGCCTGCGGGTGCGGTCCGGGACGGGGTTCATGGCGATCCGGTCGATCCTAGGCGGCTACGAGCCCTTGTTGAGCGGCGAGTCCTTGCGCGCCACCATGTCGAACCGCTCCTCGGGCGTCAGCGCCCGGAACGGCTCGAGCATCTCCAGGCCGTAGCCGCTGACCTCGACCGCGTCGTGGGCGGGGACGACGGAGTGGACCACGCGGTCGTCGTACAGGTGCAGGAGGGTGAACGCCTGGTGCGCGTCGACCCCCGAGAGCAGCCGACCGTCGGGGGCGAGCTCGGAGGTGTAGCAGCTCGCGGAGGCGACCGACACGGGGACGCCGGCGAAGGTCGAGTAGCACGTGAAGTGGAAGTGGCCGCCGAGGATCCCGCGCACGTCGGAGCCGGCGACCACCTCGGCCAGGCGCGGCTGGTCGTGCAGCTCGATCAGCTCGGCCAGGCGCAGCATCGGCACCGGGATCGGCGGGTGGTGCAGCGCGAGCAGCGTGCCCTGGGGTGCGGGGTCGTCGAGCACGTCGGCGAGCCAGGCGAGCTGGTCGTCGGACAGCTCCCCGTGGTGCCAGCCCGGGACGCTGGTGTCGAGCGCGACGATCCGCAGCCCCGCGACGTCGTGCACCCGGTCCTGCGGCTCCTCGCTGTCGACACCGAACAGGGCGCGGCTGTAGGCGCCGCGGTCGTCGTGGTTGCCCATCACCCACACCACCTCGGCGCCGAGGTCGGCCGCTGCGGGCTCGACGACCTCCCGCAGCCGCCGGTACGCCGCCGGCTCGCCCCTGTCGGCCAGGTCGCCGGTGAACACCAGGGCCTGCGGCGGTGTGGGCAGCCGGCGGAGCCGGGTGAGCGCGCGCTCGAGGTGCGCGGCGGTGTCGACGACGCCGTACTGCAGGCCGTCGGCGAGCAGGTGCGGATCGCTCAGGTGGGCGACGACGTGGGTCGGGTCGGGGTACTGGCCGAGGGGCTCCACAGGCAGGAGCGTAGGTCTTCACGCATCGGGCGGCCCGACCCGCTACGCTTCGAACATGCGTTCGGCTCGAGGTGGCGTGGCGGCCCAGGAGTGCCTGCCTCTCGACCTGCCGCCGCCGGTGCCGCCCGCACCCCGCGAGCGGCCGGCCCAGGTGCGCGCCGACGGCGAGGACGTCCGGATCAGGCTGCGCAACGATGCGCTCGCCTCCCACGGCTGGCCGGCCGGGACCGAGCTGCTGGTCTCGACCGACCGCCGCCCGCGCCGCGGGGAAGTGGCGCTGGTCCGGGAGGGCGGCCGGCTGAGGATCGGGGTGCTCGAGATCCAGTTCGGGCGCTCGGCCCTGCGCACCGACCACGGCTCGACGCTGCTCGGCTCGTCGGCCCGGATGGTGGGGGTGGTGACCGTGGCCGGTGCACCGCTCGCGGGGATGCCGGCCGTCGTCCCCCGGACGTGAGGCAGGCTGGGGCCATGAGCCCCGACCTGCTGC
This genomic interval from Nocardioides kongjuensis contains the following:
- the gcvT gene encoding glycine cleavage system aminomethyltransferase GcvT, which codes for MTTPSATPRLTPLHDVHAALGASFTDFAGWQMPVRYGSETAEHRAVRTTAGLFDLTHMGEVELVGPGAGAALDHALVGRPSAIGVGRARYSMICAEDGGIIDDLVVYRLAEEHYLVVANASNVAVVAPELVARAEGYDVTVTDTSTDWALIAVQGPASAEILAGLTELDVPSLKYYAIDAGTVAGIDVLLARTGYTGEDGFEVYCRPGDAAAVWDALSTAGESHGLVPAGLACRDTLRLEAGMPLYGHELDRDTTPYEANLGRIVVLDKPEGFVGQAALAQRKEEGPRRTLVGLVSTGRRSPRAGYPVVDPATGAEVGVVTSGSPSPTLEKPIAMAYVPPALATPGTRVQVSLRGTLEDADVVELPFYKRNS
- a CDS encoding SDR family NAD(P)-dependent oxidoreductase yields the protein MPRPDSDEQLTGIDPEELAITLKVLRQVPLLDPEHDDVRTMKRAASYMYKLIKKQRRAEIRMERQRHDQDIIERTATGSPMRIDDETAGIPLVSTAQGAFAGELLTARGCYICKEDFTLVDAFYHWLCPRCAAMSHAKRDQRTDLTGKRALLTGGRAKIGMYIALRLLRDGAHTTITTRFPKDAVRRFAAMEDSADWLHRLKVVGIDLRDPTQVISLTDDVAADGPLDIIINNACQTVRRLPGAYTHLIDGENTALPSAESLGVAALPEMVTFDRISEAHPAAIAGALSSTAVAHHDGESAEAALAAHNAASMTALALKAGGASLEAHLAGTAIDAGGLIPDIQDNNSWTQVLDEVDPLELLEVQFCNSIAPFLINSRLRPALRAAVQNGARRAYIVNVSAMEGQFSRRYKGAGHPHTNMAKAALNMMTRTSSGEMFETDKILMTAVDTGWITDERPHHEKLRIAAEGWHAPLDLVDGAARVYDPIVRGEAGEDLYGCFVKDYEPSPW
- a CDS encoding endonuclease/exonuclease/phosphatase family protein — translated: MRRLLSLMTVLAVSLGVLSALSPASAAGRPAAPWVSGQTVTGGSVTVSLDWDYAGPGRYEVLVSTAGPDVYPGDAVQKRVPASPTHADVPGLVPGTTYCYAVTLEGNGGERSCKVTPPASRAVVPTATSTTAATFNLRCGSKSNCNSGWKWKKRQKQVVADIDRMNADIMVFVEGHVAHKYGKKKLWIGKAMAQRGYTLACLTQKGKKRRLYSQTLYVRAGVYDVVDAKHNSTGSRFKRFGDRDHGFCQALLQHRASGKQVAVAAIHLRDGKADGTRQQETAYVVNRVTSAFPGRPTVVLGDFNSHRGLDRRGQTDTPRMVMEGAGFADASDIAAHLTYPFLNSAHAFKTDPPRSSTWPTHVDRIFVSPGITVPSWENIAVLAGGRYATPMASDHNPIKATLYIP
- a CDS encoding UBP-type zinc finger domain-containing protein, whose product is MAEEIPAIATDVPPSGPGCAECTAVEGWWVHLRRCAACGHVGCCDSSPAQHASAHFRESGHPIVQSYEPGEDWFWDYASEDYYAGPELAAPTSHPDDQPAPGPRDRVPGNWRELIH
- a CDS encoding OsmC family protein — translated: MTTTSTSSRLNDVDLEAVTGLVRAVQDDPTRAATTWAAHVTWDGAFASHASVRGFAPTRSDEPPALGGGDTAPNPVEQLLGALGNCLAVGYAANATVAGIEIRDLRIDLQGDLDLHVFLGLAEGHAGFGAIRASVTLDSPSSREELEALHTAVLASSPVGHTLRNAVPVEVTLA
- a CDS encoding carboxyl transferase domain-containing protein — its product is MTDAPDDAPAQGLTELLARRFLTTDEARPEKVARWHARGRRTARENIADLVDAGSFVEYGRFITAAQEQRRPLAELVVEAPADGIVGGTATIDGRPAAVLSYDYLVMAGTQGMRGHRKSDRLIELIGRMGLPTVFFTEGGGGRPGDVDLPIVSALDVGSFALWGELEGVVPRIAVVSGRCFAGNAVLAGCADLRVATPDANLGMAGPAMIAGGGLGQYAAEEIGPVDEQAANGVIDVVVDDEEEAVAVVRRLLGYLDGPTGSGAAEDQTTLRAMLPANDREAFDVRPVVEALADVDSVTWLREAWAPELVTAFARVEGIPLGIVANQSTHLAGALTADASAKAADFLELCERWGLPVVSLVDTPGFMVGPEAERTGLVRQAARMVSAGARLSVPLVGVVLRRGYGLGAQAMLGGSTHRPLLTVAWPDAHLGPMGLEGAVRLAMARELAALPEDEREATVARHTAELRTHASALNAARVFEIDDVIDPAETRTVVAATLRAAAGRRG
- a CDS encoding nuclear transport factor 2 family protein → MDERAEFLDWFGTTWRAAETALHGGDAAPRDGTWSHRAPVTLFGAWYDATGPEAVRAVFETLAETFGGSVAADVEVLAADVSGDLAYTVHREHTTTLMDGEERSYVLRVTQVYRREPGGWKVVHRHGDGGPTAP
- a CDS encoding 5'-3' exonuclease — protein: MNPVPDRTRRLLLAVDAPSLLHRNHHARAHTRHRDRGGRPAWALHGMLRQIIESIDQFAPDAVIFGLDDRVASERRDAYPDYKAGRAEKDPDLVDQLDRAGALLDALGMATLTPPGLEADDVNASAATWAGENGWDCVIITSDRDSFAHISDHTRVLRLINGGINGSPLLTSAHLRSMYGVPAERYLEFAAVRGDASDNLPGVPGIGEKTAAYLLSHIGSMREIWADIEHDEGRSVVAALDAWAEETGARRTGASVLKRLSAPGARDTYEFNLRMMAGRTDLDLGLTPDVPGTPGLLPLDIARVERVVGHLDMESTTALALRVLTGDPASVPR
- a CDS encoding metallophosphoesterase; this encodes MEPLGQYPDPTHVVAHLSDPHLLADGLQYGVVDTAAHLERALTRLRRLPTPPQALVFTGDLADRGEPAAYRRLREVVEPAAADLGAEVVWVMGNHDDRGAYSRALFGVDSEEPQDRVHDVAGLRIVALDTSVPGWHHGELSDDQLAWLADVLDDPAPQGTLLALHHPPIPVPMLRLAELIELHDQPRLAEVVAGSDVRGILGGHFHFTCYSTFAGVPVSVASASCYTSELAPDGRLLSGVDAHQAFTLLHLYDDRVVHSVVPAHDAVEVSGYGLEMLEPFRALTPEERFDMVARKDSPLNKGS